Proteins encoded together in one bacterium window:
- a CDS encoding helix-turn-helix domain-containing protein: MKRLKALNLDSKNIIAAIQDEISRSPKARYYHRLHVALYALKTGSCYKAASVYGHSPHSVYNWLHRIEANGLAGLQKSARQGCSPRLNSTQETSLRWSLSFPPKKLGYTQNVWTGKFLSHFLKTRYSVSLCTRQCQNILSRFRSLRKEKPIKNRIII; this comes from the coding sequence ATGAAAAGATTAAAAGCGCTAAATCTAGATAGTAAGAATATTATTGCTGCGATTCAAGATGAAATATCCCGTTCTCCAAAAGCTCGCTATTATCACCGGCTACATGTTGCCTTATACGCCCTAAAAACAGGCAGTTGTTATAAAGCTGCCTCTGTTTATGGACATTCGCCTCACAGTGTTTATAACTGGCTTCATCGTATTGAGGCAAATGGCCTGGCTGGATTGCAGAAAAGCGCGCGTCAAGGATGTTCTCCTAGGCTTAATTCTACGCAAGAGACGTCACTGCGTTGGAGTTTGTCTTTCCCGCCCAAAAAGCTTGGATATACTCAAAATGTATGGACAGGGAAATTCCTTTCGCATTTTTTAAAAACCCGTTATTCAGTATCTTTGTGTACCCGTCAGTGCCAAAATATTTTAAGCCGTTTTAGATCTCTAAGGAAAGAAAAACCCATTAAAAACAGGATAATTATCTAA